Proteins encoded within one genomic window of Lysinibacillus louembei:
- a CDS encoding GAF domain-containing sensor histidine kinase, producing MLKDEYFIKYVNNPTAQLLTQAAFLGRQFKLQLLAEMTGYTLQQLQESLQVAINHQLIYRLSNEQYAFQHEDIRQVFEQRVSEQEREQLHLKVGRILLYEGEPIVRVVWHFNQVQQHFIEEGRQLELIELNFQAAKEETADAIYYLQHAMDLLLEEHWQQYYELVYAIYQFRVELALTNEDYDIARSLCQVLLLQAQAAIDKAQVYLLLIQLELYQDRYDQVLELGKEALALLRLPIKLENSRVKEYYYWFRISRRLGKKPSRKFPLMQNKRMKLAARILVYVANACFVSNREGWFATVVMLLEITWDEGITDESAYGFASYALIQSTLAFDNESAYAYSKFASELVKDNLEMTMQINTIIMLSQDSWRKYEPNFLLSITDYANQHGVLSNNKWQTNYSFLVNLGLMFNFSYPLKDLYAHLLSRSTVFGKSSDTLPWQYAKAMSSLLTRLTGYSAANDPFISEHPEVSGHYEGSYLYEVSLWYEYIIAYLFGDYESAYEKIVESIRIDNAHDKRGFSNMHNYYYYVLIVKELFADAELTRQVSLRQETKRYVKKLQYLARHSPENYLHKYLLAQAEYKKMLGQTPDKVGEIYEEAVNTAARYGYVHDVGIISECFAKYSIQSGKQMQAKVYMNEAYMAYKQWGADAKADALELQYGHLLLKKTTDLEHEDYLSIVSSAQALSEEIEIEQLLHKLLHIMLQNAGAEYGALLLEHGGSWFVEAHGTAEKLIVQSVSLQEASELLPITVIDYTIRMRQEVVFHNVMNSGFTQNAYIRHRHLKSVLCLPITHQNKLISILYMENNMLESVFTEERLDMLKLLCSQCAISITNARLYSDIQYLTRNLEQQVEERTESLQKSMKMTSEALAEMSVYAERNRIAQEIHDIVGHTLTSTILQIEAGRRLLAKDIEAAVKRLIDAQDLVRHSLSEIRNSVHMLKEDKYYDVEKALYTLIEETAHNMGVSIYVDMDKVEYLPVIMKKLLYHALQEGLTNGIRHGYSSEFQFTLKYDGELIFFELLDNGGGAGYIELGFGLRMMKDRVEQLKGTFSIETAERNGCILRITLPYRGEMNDYNFNRG from the coding sequence ATGTTAAAAGATGAGTATTTCATTAAGTATGTGAATAATCCGACAGCGCAATTGCTTACACAGGCAGCTTTTTTAGGGCGTCAATTCAAATTACAGCTACTTGCTGAGATGACTGGTTATACATTGCAGCAGTTACAAGAATCTTTACAGGTGGCAATTAACCATCAATTAATTTATCGTCTATCGAATGAGCAATATGCTTTCCAACATGAAGATATTCGGCAAGTGTTTGAGCAGCGTGTAAGCGAACAAGAGCGAGAACAGCTTCATTTGAAGGTTGGTCGGATTTTGCTATATGAAGGTGAGCCGATAGTTAGAGTTGTATGGCATTTTAATCAGGTGCAACAGCATTTTATTGAAGAGGGAAGACAGCTAGAGTTAATTGAATTGAATTTTCAGGCTGCAAAAGAGGAGACGGCTGATGCTATCTATTATTTGCAACATGCAATGGACTTACTGTTAGAAGAGCATTGGCAACAGTACTATGAGCTCGTTTATGCCATTTATCAATTTCGTGTGGAGTTAGCTTTAACAAATGAGGATTATGATATAGCAAGGAGTCTGTGCCAAGTCCTGCTTTTACAAGCGCAAGCAGCTATTGACAAAGCACAAGTATATCTTTTGCTCATACAGCTAGAGCTTTATCAAGATCGTTATGATCAGGTGTTGGAATTAGGGAAAGAGGCACTCGCTTTATTGCGATTGCCTATTAAGCTGGAGAATAGCAGAGTCAAGGAGTATTATTATTGGTTTCGTATAAGTAGGAGATTAGGTAAGAAGCCATCAAGAAAATTCCCATTAATGCAGAATAAGCGAATGAAGCTGGCTGCACGTATCTTAGTCTATGTGGCAAATGCTTGTTTTGTATCAAATAGAGAAGGATGGTTTGCAACGGTTGTCATGTTGCTTGAAATAACATGGGACGAAGGTATAACAGATGAATCCGCCTATGGATTTGCTAGTTATGCCTTAATTCAAAGTACACTCGCTTTTGACAATGAATCGGCATATGCTTATAGCAAGTTTGCTAGTGAGCTAGTGAAGGACAATTTAGAAATGACGATGCAAATTAATACAATTATTATGCTAAGTCAAGATAGCTGGAGAAAATATGAGCCTAATTTCCTTTTATCTATAACAGATTACGCCAATCAACATGGGGTTTTGTCTAACAATAAATGGCAAACCAACTATAGTTTTTTAGTGAATTTAGGGCTGATGTTTAATTTTAGTTATCCATTAAAAGATTTATACGCACATTTGTTGTCACGAAGCACTGTATTCGGTAAATCAAGTGATACATTGCCGTGGCAATATGCAAAGGCGATGTCCTCATTGCTAACAAGATTAACAGGCTATAGCGCAGCAAATGACCCATTTATTTCTGAACATCCAGAGGTTAGCGGACATTATGAAGGCTCCTATTTATATGAGGTGTCTTTATGGTATGAGTATATTATTGCTTATTTATTCGGTGATTATGAAAGTGCATATGAAAAAATTGTAGAAAGCATTAGGATTGACAATGCACATGATAAGCGCGGATTTTCGAATATGCACAATTATTATTACTATGTGCTGATTGTGAAGGAACTGTTTGCTGATGCAGAGCTAACCAGGCAAGTGAGCTTGAGGCAAGAAACGAAGCGTTATGTCAAGAAGTTACAATATTTGGCGAGGCATAGCCCTGAGAATTATTTGCATAAATATTTGTTGGCACAGGCGGAATATAAAAAGATGTTAGGTCAAACACCTGACAAAGTGGGAGAGATATATGAGGAAGCAGTGAATACAGCAGCTCGTTATGGCTATGTCCACGATGTCGGCATTATTTCTGAATGCTTTGCGAAGTACAGCATTCAATCGGGTAAGCAAATGCAGGCGAAGGTGTATATGAATGAAGCATATATGGCTTATAAGCAATGGGGGGCAGATGCGAAGGCAGATGCGCTTGAGTTGCAGTATGGTCACTTATTGTTAAAAAAAACAACGGATTTAGAGCATGAGGATTACTTATCAATTGTTTCCTCTGCTCAAGCTTTATCTGAGGAAATTGAAATTGAGCAACTACTTCATAAGTTATTGCATATTATGCTGCAAAATGCGGGAGCAGAATACGGTGCTTTATTGCTGGAGCATGGGGGCAGCTGGTTTGTGGAAGCACATGGTACGGCAGAAAAATTAATCGTACAGTCTGTGTCGCTACAAGAAGCTAGTGAACTATTGCCAATTACAGTTATTGATTACACCATTCGTATGAGGCAGGAAGTCGTTTTTCATAATGTGATGAATAGCGGCTTTACTCAAAATGCTTATATCCGACATCGACATTTAAAGTCTGTTTTGTGCCTTCCGATCACGCACCAGAATAAGCTGATTTCTATTTTATATATGGAAAACAATATGCTGGAGAGCGTGTTTACAGAGGAGAGGCTGGACATGTTAAAATTGCTTTGTTCACAGTGTGCGATTTCGATTACCAATGCACGACTTTATTCAGATATTCAATATTTAACGAGAAATTTAGAGCAGCAAGTGGAAGAACGGACAGAAAGCTTACAAAAGTCGATGAAGATGACATCGGAGGCTTTAGCTGAAATGTCTGTTTATGCAGAGCGTAACCGAATTGCCCAGGAAATCCATGATATTGTTGGGCATACATTAACATCCACCATTTTACAAATTGAAGCGGGGCGCAGGTTGCTAGCGAAGGATATAGAGGCGGCAGTGAAGCGCTTGATTGATGCGCAAGACCTTGTGCGCCATAGTTTAAGCGAGATTCGTAATTCTGTGCATATGTTGAAAGAGGATAAATATTATGATGTCGAAAAAGCATTATATACATTAATTGAAGAGACAGCACACAATATGGGTGTATCTATTTATGTAGATATGGATAAGGTTGAGTATTTGCCTGTTATTATGAAAAAGTTGCTTTACCATGCCTTGCAAGAAGGCTTAACAAACGGCATTCGGCATGGGTACAGCAGTGAGTTTCAATTTACTTTAAAGTATGATGGCGAATTAATATTTTTTGAGCTACTAGATAATGGTGGTGGGGCAGGATATATCGAGCTAGGCTTTGGTCTTCGTATGATGAAGGATCGGGTTGAACAGCTAAAGGGCACATTTTCTATAGAGACAGCAGAAAGAAACGGTTGTATATTACGTATTACATTGCCATATAGGGGGGAGATGAATGATTACAATTTTAATCGCGGATGA
- the folK gene encoding 2-amino-4-hydroxy-6-hydroxymethyldihydropteridine diphosphokinase, with translation MNDIFLSIGTNIGEREENLKQAVQLLRQQVEVVNVSAVYETAPVGYIDQPSFFNIAVHIKTDKTAEETLNICQAIENELGRVRDIRWGPRIIDLDILLFNKEQIETERLVVPHPRMYERAFVLVPLVEISEGFESGQMTQAHDTLAKLNLQQEGITLWQRAEDFYR, from the coding sequence ATGAATGATATATTTTTATCGATTGGTACAAATATCGGCGAGCGTGAAGAAAATTTAAAGCAGGCTGTACAATTATTACGACAGCAGGTGGAAGTAGTGAATGTATCAGCTGTTTATGAAACAGCGCCAGTTGGCTATATTGATCAGCCTTCATTTTTTAATATTGCTGTACATATCAAAACCGACAAAACGGCGGAGGAAACGCTTAACATTTGTCAAGCGATTGAAAATGAGCTTGGGCGAGTGCGGGATATTCGATGGGGCCCACGTATTATCGATCTTGATATTTTACTATTCAATAAAGAGCAAATTGAAACAGAGCGACTGGTTGTGCCGCATCCACGCATGTATGAGCGTGCCTTTGTGTTAGTACCTTTAGTCGAAATTAGCGAAGGTTTTGAAAGTGGTCAAATGACGCAAGCTCATGATACACTAGCTAAGTTGAATTTACAGCAAGAAGGTATTACTTTGTGGCAGAGAGCAGAGGATTTCTATAGATAA
- a CDS encoding IS3 family transposase produces the protein MSKQLFSPKQMEQLQQNPHVVKVTERTITYADTFKSQFIDEYLAGKTPRQIFSEYGFDIEVLGMKRVEQASSRWRKAYDQNGLIGLTDTRKTSSGRPLQRELTMTEMVERQAARIELLEGQIELLKKLEVTERRLLSDSQKQSARKVFQLIADTLKQFPFKRMVTYFCTLLNVSRSGYYRFLETEEARAVKEKRDEEARDQILKAFKRRGYKKGSRSIKMTLEQDFDLVMNRKKIQRIMRKYGVVCPHRKPNPYKQMAKATKEHRVVPNLLNREFKQGVAGKVLLTDISYIPYNGTMAYLSTIKDGSTNEILAYHVSDRITLGIATTTVKKLFRNKRVKLQPDAFIHSDQGVHYTSPKFQKLLKHYKLGQSMSRRGNCWDNAPQESFFGHLKDEVDFSMAKTLDEVRAKIDHYMVYYNNYRYQWNLKKMAPVQYRNHLLAA, from the coding sequence ATGAGTAAACAATTATTTTCACCAAAACAGATGGAACAACTACAACAGAATCCACATGTAGTCAAAGTAACCGAACGAACAATTACGTACGCAGATACATTTAAAAGCCAATTTATCGATGAGTATTTGGCTGGTAAAACACCAAGACAGATCTTTAGCGAATATGGCTTTGATATCGAAGTGCTCGGGATGAAGCGTGTTGAACAAGCTTCTTCACGTTGGCGAAAAGCGTATGATCAAAATGGATTAATTGGTCTGACAGATACGCGAAAAACGAGCTCAGGCAGACCGTTACAGCGTGAATTAACCATGACAGAAATGGTAGAAAGACAAGCGGCTCGTATTGAATTATTAGAAGGACAAATCGAGCTACTAAAAAAGCTCGAAGTGACCGAAAGGAGGCTGCTCAGCGACAGTCAAAAACAAAGCGCACGTAAAGTATTTCAACTCATTGCAGATACGCTTAAGCAGTTTCCATTTAAACGCATGGTGACGTATTTTTGTACGCTTTTAAACGTCTCTCGTTCAGGCTATTATCGCTTTTTAGAGACAGAAGAAGCACGAGCTGTAAAGGAAAAACGAGATGAAGAAGCACGCGACCAGATCTTAAAAGCCTTTAAGCGTCGTGGTTATAAGAAAGGTTCACGCTCGATTAAAATGACGCTTGAACAAGATTTTGATCTCGTCATGAACCGAAAGAAAATCCAGCGTATTATGCGTAAATATGGCGTCGTTTGCCCACATCGTAAACCGAATCCCTATAAACAAATGGCGAAAGCAACGAAAGAACATCGCGTGGTGCCGAATTTATTAAACCGTGAATTCAAACAAGGTGTGGCAGGTAAAGTATTACTAACAGACATCAGCTATATTCCATACAACGGAACGATGGCTTATTTATCGACCATAAAAGACGGCTCAACGAATGAAATTTTAGCGTATCATGTATCAGACCGTATTACGCTAGGTATCGCCACAACAACGGTGAAAAAACTCTTCCGTAATAAACGTGTAAAGCTCCAGCCAGATGCTTTCATCCACTCCGATCAAGGTGTTCATTATACAAGCCCTAAATTCCAAAAGCTTTTAAAGCACTACAAACTTGGTCAATCGATGTCACGTCGAGGTAACTGTTGGGATAATGCCCCACAAGAATCCTTCTTCGGACACTTAAAAGACGAGGTTGATTTCAGCATGGCCAAAACGTTAGACGAGGTACGTGCTAAAATCGATCACTACATGGTCTACTACAATAATTATCGCTATCAATGGAACCTAAAAAAGATGGCTCCTGTACAATACAGAAACCATCTCTTGGCAGCCTAA
- a CDS encoding LemA family protein, translating into MKGNKVILIVVGIVLLAIGWFVIKYNGFVQKEEAMESSWAQIDNQLQRRFDLIPNLIEATKGYMAHEEQIFTHLADARAKYGDAATVEEQAAASDELTSALGRLLVIVESYPDLKANQQFTQLMDELAGTENRLAVARQDYNNAVQSFNSEIRTFPSSMIAGMFGFERKSYFEVDGDTSQVPTVDFGGE; encoded by the coding sequence ATGAAGGGAAACAAGGTAATTTTGATTGTAGTAGGTATTGTGCTGCTCGCAATAGGATGGTTTGTAATCAAATATAATGGTTTTGTCCAAAAAGAAGAGGCAATGGAATCTTCTTGGGCACAAATTGATAATCAACTGCAACGCCGCTTTGATTTAATTCCAAATTTAATTGAAGCAACAAAAGGGTATATGGCGCATGAAGAACAGATTTTCACACATCTTGCAGATGCACGAGCAAAGTACGGGGATGCCGCAACGGTGGAGGAACAAGCTGCGGCAAGTGATGAATTGACAAGTGCTTTAGGGCGATTGCTTGTTATTGTAGAAAGTTATCCAGATTTAAAAGCCAACCAGCAGTTTACGCAGTTAATGGATGAGCTAGCAGGCACCGAAAATCGCTTAGCTGTTGCGCGCCAAGATTATAACAATGCTGTGCAAAGCTTTAATAGTGAGATTCGCACATTCCCAAGCAGTATGATTGCAGGGATGTTTGGCTTTGAACGAAAATCATATTTTGAAGTAGATGGGGATACGAGCCAAGTGCCAACTGTAGATTTTGGAGGTGAGTAG
- the dusB gene encoding tRNA dihydrouridine synthase DusB, which yields MNNAQQKPFQIADIVMDNRVVLAPMAGICNSAFRLTVKEFGAGLVYAEMISDKGIVQRNTKTLDMLYIDERENPLSLQIFGGDKENLVAAAKYVEENTTADIIDINMGCPVNKIIKCEAGARLLLDPNKVYEMVAAVVDAVKKPVSVKMRIGWDDEHIFAVENAQAIERAGAAAVAVHGRTRVQMYEGKANWDIIRDVKQNVNIPVLGNGDVETPQDAKRMLETTGVDAVMIGRAALGNPWMIYRTVQYLETGELKDEPSIREKIDVCLLHFERLMQLKGEKIAVREMRNHASWYLKGIRGNGKIRNAINQAETKTELYMLLNGFVAEYDELLEEIV from the coding sequence GTGAATAACGCACAGCAAAAGCCGTTTCAAATTGCAGACATCGTCATGGACAATCGCGTCGTATTAGCCCCGATGGCTGGAATTTGCAACTCGGCTTTCCGTTTAACGGTGAAAGAATTTGGTGCAGGCTTAGTTTATGCAGAAATGATTAGCGATAAAGGAATCGTCCAACGTAACACTAAAACATTAGACATGCTTTATATTGATGAACGCGAAAATCCGTTATCTCTACAAATTTTCGGCGGCGATAAGGAAAATTTAGTCGCAGCTGCAAAATATGTAGAGGAAAATACAACGGCTGATATTATCGATATTAATATGGGCTGCCCTGTCAATAAAATTATTAAATGTGAGGCAGGTGCGCGCCTGCTTTTAGATCCAAATAAAGTGTACGAAATGGTGGCAGCTGTCGTTGATGCTGTGAAAAAGCCTGTATCCGTAAAGATGCGTATTGGCTGGGATGACGAGCATATTTTTGCGGTTGAAAATGCGCAAGCAATAGAGCGTGCAGGTGCAGCAGCGGTTGCTGTACATGGTCGCACACGTGTACAAATGTATGAGGGCAAGGCAAACTGGGATATTATTCGCGATGTAAAGCAAAATGTTAATATTCCTGTATTAGGTAATGGTGATGTCGAAACACCTCAAGATGCCAAACGCATGCTTGAAACGACAGGTGTTGATGCTGTAATGATTGGACGTGCGGCACTAGGTAACCCATGGATGATTTACAGAACAGTGCAATATTTAGAAACAGGTGAGCTCAAAGACGAGCCATCTATACGTGAGAAAATCGATGTATGCTTATTACATTTCGAGCGTTTAATGCAACTAAAAGGTGAAAAAATCGCTGTGCGTGAAATGCGCAACCATGCCTCATGGTATTTAAAAGGCATTCGTGGCAACGGCAAAATCCGCAACGCCATCAACCAAGCCGAAACGAAGACGGAGCTATATATGCTGTTGAATGGTTTCGTGGCTGAATATGATGAGCTATTAGAAGAAATCGTGTAA
- a CDS encoding TPM domain-containing protein: MKRWLLFVFILFVTLPFNAFALIPERPTTSGFVFDYQNVIDDEVEQELNKVAEMLNEQNKMQLFILTVPTIGDMTNVDYGVQVIRQWGIGQRDINNGMLIFATTDQGEGNNVVRIAIGQGLEGDYPDGKTGRLLDDYMMPYLTNGDYTTAFSEVVDAIRIEEGIDYDGLSLSFMEFMKRDLANDFSEDPIGSSFVLLVIIGSILSFFLLILEGILRLFGYKPKRSIWHFFVSDDSSDSFSGGGGSSSGGGSDRNF; encoded by the coding sequence ATGAAAAGGTGGTTGCTGTTTGTATTTATACTATTTGTAACGCTACCATTCAATGCATTCGCCTTAATTCCAGAGCGTCCAACGACCTCAGGGTTTGTTTTTGATTATCAAAATGTCATCGATGATGAGGTTGAACAAGAGTTAAATAAAGTGGCGGAAATGCTGAATGAGCAAAACAAAATGCAGTTGTTTATTTTAACGGTTCCTACAATCGGTGATATGACAAATGTTGACTATGGGGTACAAGTTATTCGCCAATGGGGAATTGGTCAAAGGGATATCAATAATGGCATGTTAATTTTTGCGACAACCGATCAGGGTGAAGGAAATAATGTAGTAAGAATTGCAATTGGACAAGGCTTAGAGGGAGACTATCCTGATGGGAAGACGGGGCGATTGCTTGATGATTATATGATGCCTTATTTGACCAATGGTGACTATACGACTGCTTTTTCAGAAGTAGTGGATGCTATTCGAATAGAAGAAGGCATTGATTATGATGGATTGTCGTTATCGTTTATGGAATTTATGAAAAGAGATTTGGCAAATGATTTTTCAGAAGATCCTATCGGTTCTTCATTTGTGCTTCTTGTCATCATAGGGAGCATACTTAGTTTTTTCTTATTGATTTTGGAGGGCATTTTACGATTGTTTGGATATAAGCCAAAAAGGAGTATATGGCATTTCTTTGTTAGCGATGATTCAAGTGACAGCTTTTCGGGTGGTGGTGGTAGTTCATCGGGTGGCGGCTCTGACCGAAACTTTTAG
- a CDS encoding response regulator transcription factor produces the protein MITILIADDQMLIREGLKTIIDLEDDMQVVALASNGEEAIALAKLHQPQLIMMDIQMPIMDGIHALKVIKEQLPSTFILILSTFLDDDYIVNGLANGASGYLLKDMVTDKMLTSIRDTVQGQLILPSAVAAKLVNRLSQASTIYSEKVELTQRELEIAKLIVLGKSNKEIAVDLYIAEGTVRNYVSNLYSKLEVIDRVQAIVKLKGYL, from the coding sequence ATGATTACAATTTTAATCGCGGATGATCAAATGCTGATACGTGAAGGGTTAAAAACAATTATTGATTTAGAGGATGATATGCAAGTTGTTGCATTGGCAAGCAATGGAGAAGAGGCTATCGCTTTAGCTAAGCTTCATCAGCCGCAGCTTATAATGATGGATATTCAGATGCCCATTATGGATGGAATTCATGCGTTAAAAGTCATAAAGGAGCAACTGCCGAGTACATTTATTTTAATTTTATCTACTTTTTTAGATGATGACTATATTGTGAATGGTTTAGCTAATGGGGCAAGTGGCTATTTACTAAAGGATATGGTAACGGATAAAATGCTGACCTCGATTCGTGATACTGTGCAAGGGCAGCTGATTTTACCTTCTGCAGTAGCAGCGAAATTAGTTAACAGATTGTCGCAAGCGAGCACAATATACAGTGAAAAAGTGGAGCTGACACAGCGAGAGTTGGAAATAGCAAAATTAATTGTGCTAGGCAAAAGCAATAAAGAAATAGCTGTAGATCTTTATATTGCAGAAGGCACAGTGCGAAATTATGTAAGCAACTTATATAGTAAGCTAGAAGTCATTGACCGTGTGCAAGCAATTGTCAAACTAAAGGGATATTTGTGA
- the lysS gene encoding lysine--tRNA ligase — translation MDKADQSTIGVNNVSNIEELNDQLLVRRQKMTDIREGGLDPFGSRFERTHLSSEVVTEFDAFDKEQLEAEPKSVTIAGRIMTKRGKGKAGFAHIQDLGGQIQIYVRKDAVGDEAYELFNKADLGDIVGVTGNVFRTQVGELSVKATEFTFLTKALRPMPEKFHGLQDVEQRYRQRYLDLMTNAESKETFIARSKIIRAIRNYLDNNGYLEVETPMLHTIAGGAAARPFITHHNALDMELYMRIAIELHLKRLIVGGLEKVYEIGRVFRNEGISTRHNPEFTMIELYEAYADYKDIMDLTENLIAHVAQEVLGTTTIQYGEDTIDLAVGWKRMHMVDAVKEATGVDFWQPMTVEQARTYAAEHGVEIKDTHEVGHIINEFFEQKVEETLVQPTFITGHPVEISPLAKKNPEDERFTDRFELFIVRREHANAFTELNDPIDQRERFEAQMAEKAAGNDEAHEMDNDFIEALEYGMPPTGGLGIGIDRLVMLLTNSPSIRDILLFPTMRHITK, via the coding sequence ATGGACAAAGCAGACCAATCAACTATAGGAGTGAATAACGTGTCAAATATAGAAGAATTAAACGACCAACTTTTGGTGAGACGCCAAAAAATGACGGATATTCGTGAAGGCGGTCTTGACCCATTCGGTAGCCGTTTTGAGCGCACGCATTTATCAAGTGAAGTAGTAACAGAATTTGATGCTTTTGATAAAGAGCAATTAGAGGCAGAGCCAAAAAGCGTAACGATTGCAGGACGCATTATGACAAAGCGTGGCAAAGGAAAAGCGGGCTTCGCACATATTCAAGACTTAGGCGGCCAAATTCAAATATACGTACGTAAAGATGCGGTTGGCGATGAAGCATACGAATTATTCAACAAAGCAGACCTTGGCGATATCGTAGGTGTGACAGGTAACGTGTTCCGCACACAGGTAGGTGAGCTTTCTGTTAAAGCGACAGAATTCACATTTTTAACGAAGGCACTACGCCCAATGCCAGAGAAATTCCACGGCTTACAGGATGTTGAGCAACGCTACCGTCAGCGCTATTTAGACTTAATGACGAATGCAGAGAGCAAGGAAACATTTATAGCACGCTCTAAAATTATCCGTGCTATCCGCAACTATTTAGATAACAACGGCTATTTAGAAGTAGAAACACCAATGCTACATACAATTGCTGGTGGTGCAGCGGCTCGTCCGTTTATTACACACCATAATGCACTTGATATGGAGCTATACATGCGTATCGCAATCGAGCTACATTTAAAACGTTTAATCGTAGGTGGCTTAGAGAAAGTATACGAAATCGGGCGCGTATTCCGTAATGAAGGAATTTCAACACGTCACAACCCAGAGTTCACAATGATTGAATTATATGAAGCATATGCAGATTATAAAGATATTATGGATTTAACAGAAAACTTAATCGCCCATGTAGCGCAAGAAGTTTTAGGCACAACAACAATTCAATATGGCGAAGATACAATTGATTTAGCTGTAGGCTGGAAACGTATGCACATGGTAGATGCAGTCAAAGAGGCCACAGGTGTAGACTTCTGGCAGCCAATGACAGTTGAACAAGCACGCACATATGCAGCGGAGCATGGCGTGGAAATTAAAGATACACATGAAGTTGGTCATATTATTAACGAATTCTTTGAGCAAAAAGTAGAAGAAACATTAGTACAACCAACATTCATCACAGGTCATCCAGTGGAAATCTCACCATTGGCGAAGAAAAATCCAGAGGATGAGCGTTTCACAGACCGTTTTGAATTATTCATCGTGCGTCGTGAGCATGCCAATGCCTTCACGGAGTTAAACGACCCAATCGACCAACGCGAGCGTTTTGAAGCACAAATGGCTGAAAAAGCAGCAGGTAACGATGAAGCACACGAAATGGACAATGACTTCATTGAAGCACTAGAATACGGCATGCCGCCAACAGGTGGTCTAGGCATCGGTATTGACCGTCTAGTAATGCTATTAACAAATTCACCATCGATTCGCGATATTTTATTATTCCCTACGATGCGTCATATTACAAAATAA
- a CDS encoding putative zinc-binding metallopeptidase, with translation MRVLKLTFWVCSLFFIIAGCSELSEETETEMIIETNAMVEEVTNSSCLAGEIYIAEEDTCALPMECNDYNSCVARGDELVYLLEEEYGSLTVEEAIATDLEGTHDLFIYEIDNEKEMIFTEDDVTDEEMDYHAELWFDFAWLIPEPEREGINQFIVFESGDTLAYVNQHDDSGQYWTLGMNKENIELASETMITYIHEYAHYLSLKDGEQNIWVELNACEDVLIEEEGCFYEDAYLTDFYQQFWNPASEYEDDYVSGYASSSVVEDFAESFAHFVLTPQPTELDTLAAEKIAFFYEYEYFVELRAQILTRAATWLVRAVE, from the coding sequence GTGAGGGTGTTAAAACTTACATTTTGGGTATGTAGCTTATTTTTCATCATTGCTGGCTGTAGTGAGTTATCGGAAGAAACAGAGACCGAAATGATTATTGAAACAAATGCAATGGTTGAAGAAGTGACAAATAGTAGTTGTCTAGCTGGTGAGATTTATATTGCGGAGGAAGATACATGTGCGTTGCCGATGGAATGTAATGACTATAATTCCTGTGTAGCTCGTGGAGATGAGCTTGTTTATTTGTTAGAGGAGGAGTATGGGTCGTTAACGGTGGAGGAAGCCATTGCAACGGATTTAGAAGGTACGCATGACCTTTTTATTTATGAAATAGACAACGAGAAAGAAATGATTTTCACAGAGGATGATGTGACAGATGAAGAAATGGATTATCATGCGGAGCTTTGGTTTGATTTTGCATGGCTTATCCCAGAGCCAGAGCGTGAGGGTATTAATCAATTTATCGTCTTTGAGAGTGGTGATACATTAGCTTATGTCAATCAACACGATGATAGTGGACAGTATTGGACGCTCGGTATGAATAAGGAAAATATCGAGTTAGCCTCCGAAACGATGATTACATATATCCATGAATACGCCCATTATTTATCTTTGAAGGATGGCGAGCAAAATATTTGGGTGGAGCTAAACGCTTGTGAGGATGTATTAATTGAGGAGGAAGGCTGTTTTTATGAGGATGCATACTTAACTGACTTTTATCAACAATTTTGGAACCCAGCAAGTGAGTATGAGGATGATTATGTGTCTGGCTATGCCTCAAGCTCCGTTGTGGAAGACTTTGCGGAATCTTTTGCCCATTTTGTGTTAACACCACAGCCAACAGAACTCGATACGTTAGCAGCTGAAAAAATTGCTTTCTTCTATGAGTACGAATATTTTGTTGAGTTGCGTGCACAAATTTTAACACGGGCGGCGACATGGTTAGTGCGTGCGGTTGAGTAA